A stretch of the Campylobacter sp. 19-13652 genome encodes the following:
- the moaC gene encoding cyclic pyranopterin monophosphate synthase MoaC, protein MLTHIDKNNQPKMVDVSDKNITLRIARASGEIAMSKEAFDIVESGAGKKGPVLQTAVIAAIMAAKKTPELIPMCHPLLLSGVDCEIMPLENKIGYKLSVSVKIEGKTGVEMEALTAVSVGLLAIYDMVKAVDKSMQISNIKLDQKIGGKSGEYTRDK, encoded by the coding sequence ATGCTAACCCATATAGACAAAAACAATCAGCCAAAAATGGTAGATGTAAGCGATAAAAATATAACCCTAAGAATAGCGCGTGCAAGCGGAGAGATAGCAATGTCAAAAGAGGCCTTTGACATCGTAGAAAGCGGTGCTGGGAAGAAAGGTCCAGTCCTACAAACCGCCGTAATAGCCGCAATAATGGCAGCCAAAAAAACCCCTGAATTAATCCCTATGTGCCATCCATTGCTACTTAGCGGCGTAGACTGCGAGATAATGCCACTAGAAAATAAAATCGGCTACAAACTCAGCGTAAGCGTAAAAATCGAGGGCAAAACAGGCGTAGAAATGGAGGCTCTAACAGCCGTTTCTGTGGGACTTTTAGCCATATATGACATGGTAAAAGCTGTAGATAAAAGCATGCAAATATCAAACATAAAACTAGATCAAAAAATCGGAGGAAAAAGCGGTGAATATACAAGAGATAAATGA
- a CDS encoding ribonucleotide-diphosphate reductase subunit beta, translating to MKRKRIYNPSSNETLTDRRVFDGNPHGILNFTKAKYQWALKLWDLMEANTWFPKEVDTTDDVKDYRNNLTVAEKRMYDLVWSQLISMDSFQTNNLADNINPYITAPEINAVLARQAYEEANHSKSYAVMVEAICEDTDLIYEMEKHDEVLREKNDYISSLYEELAGEVTDEKLLLAMVANQILEGIYFYSGFTAIYALARAGKMLGSAQMVRFIQRDEITHLLLFQNMINSVRRERPDLFTPQIEETIYDMFKKAGELEIKWGKYITQNQIMGFTDDIIEEYIHYLVDQRLVAIGLKALYGAKHPIKWVDDFSKFNDQRANFFEGKETNYSKGSLSFDDF from the coding sequence ATGAAAAGAAAGCGAATTTATAACCCAAGCTCAAACGAAACCCTAACGGATCGCCGAGTATTTGACGGCAATCCGCATGGGATTTTAAATTTCACAAAGGCAAAATACCAGTGGGCGCTAAAGCTCTGGGATTTAATGGAAGCAAACACCTGGTTTCCAAAAGAAGTCGACACCACAGACGACGTCAAGGACTACCGCAACAACCTAACCGTCGCCGAAAAGCGCATGTATGATCTAGTTTGGAGCCAGCTAATCTCTATGGATAGCTTTCAGACAAATAACCTAGCCGACAACATAAACCCATACATCACTGCCCCTGAAATCAACGCTGTACTCGCCCGTCAAGCCTACGAGGAGGCAAACCACTCCAAAAGCTATGCCGTAATGGTCGAGGCGATCTGTGAGGATACAGACCTCATCTACGAAATGGAAAAACATGACGAGGTCTTACGCGAGAAAAACGACTACATCTCAAGCCTTTACGAAGAGCTTGCGGGTGAAGTAACGGACGAGAAGCTGCTGCTTGCCATGGTAGCAAATCAAATCTTAGAAGGGATTTATTTTTACAGCGGATTTACGGCGATTTATGCGCTAGCAAGGGCTGGAAAGATGCTCGGTAGTGCGCAGATGGTGCGCTTTATCCAGCGTGATGAGATCACTCACTTGCTGCTATTTCAAAACATGATAAACTCAGTCCGCCGTGAAAGACCTGATCTATTTACGCCGCAGATTGAGGAGACGATATATGATATGTTTAAAAAAGCAGGTGAGCTTGAGATAAAATGGGGTAAATACATCACTCAAAATCAGATAATGGGCTTTACAGATGACATCATCGAGGAGTATATCCACTATCTAGTAGACCAGCGTCTTGTCGCTATCGGACTAAAGGCGCTTTATGGCGCAAAACACCCTATTAAATGGGTTGATGATTTTTCTAAATTTAACGACCAGCGTGCGAATTTCTTTGAAGGCAAGGAGACAAACTACTCAAAAGGTAGCCTAAGTTTTGATGATTTTTAA
- a CDS encoding proton-conducting transporter membrane subunit — MISVYLLFLFSTLASIAMYSYPRTAIKVGFGLGALSSFYACCHFLGAIDETTSFALFGNFLFAPHFELTPLGQFFSFVVSFIALASSIYGLSYAEEYVKKANTAVFASLFNAFVLFMLLVISANDTFSFIVLWELMTIVSAFLILVNDGGDKTLKAVMIYLGIAQIGAFCILCGMLIINHYTGSSVFNQLSGTYMPLWASILCFVLFLIGFGSKAGMWPFHVWLPLAHPAAPSNVSSLMSGVMIKVAIFGLIKFALMLPLAPGFGIVLVLFGAASALFGVLYALTQHDYKALLAYHSVENIGIILLGIGSGLYGLATSNSLLAGLGLMAGLYHVLNHATFKGLLFLSAGSVLRATHTKDMQALGGLAKKMPYTAAFFFIGAMAITALPPLNGFVSEWFVYRSMLLGGMGDGVLARFIFGLGMVALALTGALAVMCFVKVYGVIFGGMPRDERINQNAKEAPKSMLAGMALLALGCVGFGLGAKSVVASILTPVSNLYGSTQNIQAISTPLIAIVLLSTLLMPFVILRVVKANRKKPREGDPWACGFKYSTRMQMTAAPFTGDLRKITNWILRADKKIETNGYFEPVRYKNHTKDIWWAWVYEPSIKFNKLIADKIGIMQNGKTNLYALYVLLYLCAILAIGHYML, encoded by the coding sequence ATGATAAGTGTATATTTGCTATTTTTATTTAGCACCCTTGCTAGCATAGCGATGTACTCCTACCCACGCACAGCTATTAAGGTAGGCTTTGGACTTGGTGCGCTTAGCTCTTTTTATGCGTGTTGCCATTTTTTAGGAGCGATAGACGAGACTACGAGCTTTGCGCTTTTTGGGAATTTTTTATTTGCACCCCATTTTGAGCTTACACCGCTTGGACAGTTTTTTAGCTTTGTGGTGAGTTTTATCGCTCTTGCTAGTAGCATTTACGGCTTAAGCTATGCAGAGGAATATGTAAAAAAGGCAAACACCGCTGTTTTTGCAAGCCTTTTTAACGCATTTGTGCTGTTTATGCTTTTGGTTATAAGCGCAAATGACACCTTTAGTTTTATCGTGCTTTGGGAGCTTATGACGATTGTCTCAGCATTTTTAATACTCGTTAATGACGGAGGAGACAAGACTTTAAAAGCCGTCATGATATATCTAGGCATAGCCCAAATAGGCGCATTTTGTATCCTCTGCGGCATGCTTATTATAAACCACTACACAGGCTCTAGCGTATTTAATCAACTAAGCGGCACATATATGCCGTTATGGGCTAGTATATTATGCTTTGTGCTATTTCTTATCGGATTTGGCTCAAAGGCTGGCATGTGGCCGTTTCACGTATGGCTACCTCTAGCCCACCCAGCCGCTCCGTCAAACGTTTCATCGCTTATGAGTGGGGTTATGATAAAAGTGGCTATTTTTGGACTTATTAAATTTGCCCTAATGCTGCCACTTGCGCCTGGATTTGGCATAGTCTTGGTGCTATTTGGTGCAGCTAGTGCGCTTTTTGGCGTGCTTTACGCTCTTACTCAGCACGATTATAAAGCACTTTTGGCATACCACTCTGTGGAGAATATCGGCATCATACTCCTAGGCATAGGCTCTGGGCTGTATGGACTGGCTACATCAAATTCCCTTCTAGCAGGGCTTGGGCTAATGGCAGGACTATATCACGTGCTAAACCACGCTACCTTTAAAGGGCTGCTATTTTTAAGTGCTGGTTCAGTGCTAAGAGCTACGCACACAAAGGACATGCAAGCTCTTGGCGGACTAGCTAAAAAAATGCCCTACACTGCGGCGTTTTTCTTTATCGGAGCTATGGCTATTACGGCTTTACCGCCACTAAATGGCTTTGTCTCTGAGTGGTTTGTCTATCGCTCTATGCTACTTGGTGGTATGGGCGATGGGGTGCTAGCTAGGTTTATCTTTGGGCTTGGTATGGTAGCGCTTGCGCTTACTGGGGCTTTGGCCGTGATGTGCTTTGTTAAGGTTTATGGCGTGATATTTGGCGGTATGCCTAGAGATGAGCGCATAAATCAAAATGCAAAAGAAGCACCAAAGAGCATGCTAGCTGGTATGGCTCTACTGGCTCTGGGCTGTGTGGGCTTTGGCCTAGGGGCAAAAAGCGTAGTAGCTAGCATACTTACACCAGTTTCAAATTTATACGGAAGCACCCAAAACATACAAGCCATATCCACTCCGCTAATAGCCATAGTCTTACTCTCCACTCTTTTGATGCCATTTGTCATCTTAAGAGTTGTAAAGGCAAACAGGAAAAAGCCTAGAGAGGGCGATCCTTGGGCGTGTGGGTTTAAATACTCCACTCGCATGCAAATGACTGCTGCACCATTTACTGGGGATTTAAGAAAGATAACAAACTGGATACTAAGAGCTGATAAAAAAATAGAAACAAACGGCTACTTTGAACCTGTTAGATATAAAAACCACACCAAAGATATATGGTGGGCGTGGGTATATGAGCCTAGTATTAAATTTAACAAACTCATAGCAGATAAAATAGGCATTATGCAAAATGGCAAGACAAATTTATATGCGCTTTACGTGCTGCTTTATCTTTGTGCGATACTAGCCATTGGGCATTATATGCTTTAA
- a CDS encoding retention module-containing protein codes for MANEAIVKSLKGKAFLQDAKGNVKELEVGDLVNLGDNIYPEGADEASFVLNLPNDKTLEVKDTKSFTLTQEALDGVAASDNADELNDIQKAILAGENLDELDATAAGGAPAAGGGGGVSLGAAGFDAGGHYANVNASMGQLGAGVGTDAVTASTPISGYNPQGGGYDRWYR; via the coding sequence ATGGCAAATGAAGCAATTGTAAAATCGTTAAAAGGTAAAGCATTTTTACAAGACGCAAAAGGTAATGTAAAAGAGCTTGAAGTAGGCGATTTGGTAAATTTGGGAGATAATATATATCCAGAAGGAGCAGATGAGGCTAGCTTTGTGCTTAATTTGCCTAATGATAAGACTTTAGAGGTAAAGGATACTAAGTCGTTTACTCTTACTCAAGAGGCGCTTGATGGTGTGGCAGCTAGCGATAATGCGGACGAGCTAAATGATATTCAAAAAGCCATACTCGCAGGCGAAAACCTAGACGAGCTTGACGCTACTGCAGCAGGTGGAGCTCCAGCAGCTGGAGGCGGCGGTGGCGTTAGCCTAGGTGCTGCTGGCTTTGATGCTGGCGGACACTATGCAAACGTAAATGCGTCTATGGGGCAGCTAGGCGCTGGCGTAGGGACCGATGCGGTAACTGCGAGTACCCCTATATCTGGATATAACCCACAGGGGGGGGGGTACGACAGGTGGTATAGATAA
- a CDS encoding DUF493 domain-containing protein produces the protein MNIQEINEKAKIEYPTKWKYKVIFDAGFNAKGAIDAIMNEKPYTLESSKSSGEGKYESYNLETTVENEHERLALFGALKNIAKYVL, from the coding sequence GTGAATATACAAGAGATAAATGAAAAAGCAAAGATAGAGTACCCAACAAAATGGAAATACAAGGTAATTTTTGACGCAGGCTTTAACGCAAAGGGCGCAATAGACGCGATAATGAATGAAAAACCCTACACTCTAGAAAGCTCAAAATCAAGTGGCGAGGGCAAATACGAAAGCTACAATCTAGAAACCACAGTTGAAAACGAACACGAGAGGCTAGCGCTTTTTGGAGCGCTTAAAAACATTGCAAAATACGTGCTTTAA
- a CDS encoding respiratory chain complex I subunit 1 family protein: MTLILMIFQVVVIMLVAPLFDGMARKLRAKLQSKQGSDFFQTYRDIAKLFRRGRTVPKCGHWVFRAGPVMLFASSAALLAAIPITYSGRADFGAYSDLFVVLYLAAMMRFVFGASSLDSGNPFAATGGGREQMLAIYVEPVMMMCLAVVMMLAGTSNLVEISGLVKSGEIGYHMPAFAVASIAFLWCAYAETGRKPFDLAEAEQELQEGVLGEYSGSDLALTQASLILKQFAMIGLFLAIFEPWNFENPLLSMIVFLLKTGVFYVAAVLIDNFGPRFKVTSSMRKNATYALAIAFVALSLYALGA, from the coding sequence ATGACACTTATACTTATGATATTTCAAGTGGTTGTTATCATGCTTGTTGCTCCGCTATTTGATGGTATGGCTAGAAAGCTTAGAGCAAAGCTGCAATCAAAACAAGGCAGTGACTTTTTTCAGACTTACCGCGATATAGCAAAGCTTTTTAGAAGGGGTCGCACCGTACCAAAGTGCGGACACTGGGTCTTTAGAGCTGGTCCAGTCATGCTCTTTGCTAGCTCGGCTGCTTTGCTAGCTGCCATTCCTATTACATATAGTGGACGGGCAGATTTTGGGGCGTATTCAGATTTATTTGTAGTACTTTATCTAGCTGCTATGATGAGATTTGTCTTTGGTGCTTCTAGCTTAGATAGCGGCAATCCATTTGCGGCTACTGGCGGTGGGCGCGAGCAGATGCTGGCTATTTACGTGGAGCCTGTTATGATGATGTGCCTAGCTGTAGTTATGATGCTAGCTGGTACTTCAAATTTAGTCGAAATCTCAGGGCTTGTAAAAAGTGGAGAGATAGGCTATCATATGCCTGCATTTGCCGTGGCTAGCATAGCGTTTTTGTGGTGTGCTTATGCTGAGACTGGGCGTAAGCCATTTGACTTAGCCGAAGCAGAACAAGAACTACAAGAGGGCGTACTAGGCGAGTATAGCGGCTCTGACTTAGCCCTAACTCAGGCGTCTTTGATACTTAAGCAATTTGCGATGATAGGGCTGTTTTTGGCTATTTTTGAGCCGTGGAATTTTGAAAACCCACTGCTAAGCATGATTGTGTTTTTACTAAAAACAGGCGTATTTTACGTAGCTGCGGTGTTAATTGATAACTTTGGCCC
- a CDS encoding histidine kinase, producing the protein MINYKRLALKAIRASKWGEAKRLLSLAYEQNGAEDILFLISICALAENDEFEARMIFEFYSARGLGRVDDDLAQMLANLEAKSMPQSDEIDEQDAIRYEDFKRIVAQNGDFRRVFESIMFSTKVIISSKDDFLEFIQNLVNAGFTQMSMSYIESAAAMFGGDERIELLSKEIFKRASDENIY; encoded by the coding sequence TTGATAAATTATAAAAGACTAGCACTTAAGGCAATAAGAGCCTCAAAATGGGGTGAGGCTAAGCGCTTGCTCTCTTTGGCTTACGAGCAAAATGGCGCAGAGGATATACTGTTTCTCATTTCGATTTGCGCCTTGGCTGAAAATGACGAATTTGAAGCACGCATGATTTTTGAGTTTTACTCAGCTAGGGGGCTTGGCAGAGTTGATGATGATTTGGCGCAGATGCTAGCAAATCTCGAGGCTAAAAGCATGCCTCAAAGCGATGAAATCGACGAGCAAGACGCCATTAGGTATGAGGATTTTAAGCGCATCGTGGCGCAAAATGGCGATTTTAGGCGAGTTTTTGAGAGCATTATGTTTTCAACTAAAGTCATTATCTCAAGCAAAGATGACTTTTTGGAATTTATCCAAAATCTCGTAAACGCAGGCTTTACGCAGATGAGCATGAGCTATATCGAGAGTGCGGCGGCGATGTTTGGCGGTGATGAGCGCATAGAGCTTTTGAGTAAGGAAATCTTTAAACGAGCCAGCGATGAAAATATTTATTAA
- a CDS encoding Ig-like domain-containing protein — MTGDLSNSGTKLTGIITDDSTPTITFRISAPDVNKATIAIGDANISNGRIVDNGNDTYTYTPTLGEDGAYNITITASDIAGNPAEPVSVGITLDTTPPAEPQPVIETVGKNNGYINKDNITPQGASKDNMVTITGSVTGAKVGDTVSIEIDGASKGTGKVALKDGKLGFTVEVKGDDLINATTKSVTAKVTTSDEAGNTSTGTSAPKSYNVDTYLPEPTIDTKHANGDVTIDPYGGTKGGANGKEESDVSNIRVAFSTPENTGGSKDGLVVAANKNEKGEWKISDVKGANKDSVSINETTGVITLKAGSVKEGSDIISTVKDDHGNTSIATGTVQTVPAPEVSIISVLDDTSVTIGSEKRGAGDLLSGKTLSDTLKTNDATPTIKFTVANNFESVNIKVDGVSTNVPRTALTSTVENGKAVYSYTLPQGKLGVDGAHSISVVAVNGAKSSTIEPTIHLDLDTTAGKPTIATSDDGSVSVSAPADAVVVVVGYENGKTVTAQKSGDTWSISGETPAGVSIDTTSGTVKFAAGTLSNGSSVTATAYDDVYNSNEAQAATVNIVPTPTADITAVLDNADSNRKNVSETDLSNGGSNLGSSASPIITNDNTPTIKFSVDNEFDKVKITIDGKETEVAKSSLVSEGGNVYSYTPNVSDGKHSISVVAVNGDKSQTAAVDVLNIDVDTVAPRFRASIEAPSVSEVLDTSKSTVTFKGEIIFSDTNANSTAGSGVNMDTANFNLNVSGHGLINVGKLTPVDGENGKYTYSVEVDKSVFKGATIDSTGNYAVSLQGAVQDNAGNMSNGISTNPVMVNSAILDSIDTTYKVSIQHQKGYDTDLGYASHNHLTGEIYMVDRNDDRGLNSSERQFRYIQSQMTDSNKAFTFDARSVKFGSVWSLSDGNNVTPENIKSKVDTFLSNDVQQNANSALKVYEPNANKALYNDGWGNNNSFTVKLSGYMFMRAGTYKFSGKTDDFLDFKINQSSVNKDTLQDKVVSDDGVTTKSLQKIVDTGSYDTTIVHQASTGNFTSGEIVIAKDAIYPVEIKYADTRYSAELNISYQKKVGNGSYGDSQPLSAEFNHSIYGQRGDDIKFLSKDSFAGVEFDKGAMISVTDLGQYDSLFSYQEGDVIRVTADGEALAENTKITVDGETYLVNKKGDVVINTTEKNGEYDVSLEKDTTNPNDGDKKITFEAKDVSVGETETMDITKVIDKSTGNDIYKLDVSEINDDANKSDVINAGDGNDTVIVTGSGDIDFAKLGKMVDNVEKVELGDKGQTAKGLTTTSIGDILSDASATKHLNISGLEGNKVEIGAAKEVSNSKASITSGDFSEIINSSTEQVAGESSMSIQNPTDTYAVSEAGKTLYIDIDKDLTPVH, encoded by the coding sequence ATAACCGGTGATTTAAGCAATAGCGGCACTAAGCTAACAGGAATTATTACAGACGATTCTACTCCAACCATAACATTTAGAATTTCTGCGCCTGACGTAAATAAGGCAACCATAGCCATAGGCGACGCAAATATAAGCAATGGCCGCATAGTGGATAATGGTAATGATACGTATACATACACTCCTACTTTAGGCGAAGACGGTGCGTATAATATAACTATTACAGCTTCGGATATTGCTGGCAATCCAGCCGAGCCAGTTAGCGTGGGTATCACTCTTGACACCACGCCGCCAGCCGAGCCGCAGCCAGTAATAGAGACTGTTGGCAAAAATAATGGGTATATTAACAAAGACAATATAACTCCGCAAGGCGCTTCAAAAGATAACATGGTAACAATTACTGGTAGCGTAACAGGTGCAAAAGTCGGCGATACTGTCAGCATAGAAATAGATGGTGCTTCAAAAGGCACCGGAAAAGTCGCTCTAAAAGATGGAAAACTAGGCTTTACCGTCGAAGTCAAAGGCGATGACCTAATCAACGCCACGACAAAAAGCGTAACTGCAAAAGTTACAACTTCAGACGAAGCAGGCAATACAAGCACTGGTACAAGCGCACCTAAGTCCTATAACGTAGACACATATCTACCAGAGCCTACTATAGATACCAAGCATGCAAATGGAGATGTAACCATAGACCCATATGGCGGCACAAAAGGCGGCGCAAATGGCAAAGAGGAGAGTGACGTAAGCAATATTAGGGTTGCGTTTAGCACTCCTGAAAATACAGGCGGTAGCAAGGATGGTTTAGTTGTCGCAGCTAATAAAAATGAAAAAGGTGAGTGGAAAATATCCGATGTAAAAGGTGCAAACAAAGATAGCGTGAGCATAAATGAGACAACAGGCGTTATAACTCTAAAAGCTGGCTCTGTAAAAGAAGGTAGCGATATAATATCTACCGTAAAAGATGACCATGGCAATACTAGTATCGCAACCGGTACAGTTCAGACCGTACCAGCTCCTGAAGTGAGCATAATATCTGTGCTAGACGATACCAGTGTAACCATCGGCAGTGAGAAAAGAGGCGCTGGCGACTTGCTATCAGGCAAAACTCTAAGCGACACGCTAAAGACAAACGACGCCACACCTACTATCAAATTTACAGTAGCTAACAACTTTGAATCTGTAAACATAAAAGTAGACGGCGTTAGCACAAATGTCCCTAGAACTGCGCTAACAAGCACGGTAGAAAACGGCAAGGCCGTATACAGCTACACCCTACCACAGGGCAAGCTAGGCGTAGACGGCGCGCACTCTATAAGTGTGGTAGCAGTAAATGGCGCAAAATCAAGCACTATTGAGCCAACCATACACCTAGACCTAGACACGACAGCAGGTAAGCCTACGATAGCTACTAGCGATGATGGCAGTGTGAGCGTGTCAGCTCCTGCTGATGCGGTTGTAGTCGTGGTAGGCTATGAAAACGGCAAGACCGTAACGGCGCAAAAAAGCGGTGATACGTGGAGCATATCTGGCGAAACCCCAGCAGGCGTGAGCATAGACACTACAAGCGGCACTGTTAAATTCGCTGCTGGCACACTATCAAATGGTAGCAGCGTAACAGCCACTGCGTATGATGATGTGTATAATAGCAACGAAGCGCAAGCTGCTACTGTAAATATCGTGCCTACTCCAACAGCGGATATTACGGCGGTGCTTGATAATGCGGACAGCAACAGGAAGAATGTTTCTGAGACAGATCTAAGCAATGGCGGAAGTAATCTAGGCTCTAGTGCAAGTCCTATTATTACAAATGACAATACTCCGACTATTAAATTTAGCGTGGATAACGAATTTGATAAGGTTAAAATTACCATAGATGGCAAAGAAACTGAAGTGGCTAAATCGAGCTTGGTATCAGAAGGCGGAAATGTATATAGCTATACACCTAATGTAAGTGACGGCAAGCACTCTATAAGCGTGGTGGCTGTAAATGGCGATAAGTCTCAGACTGCAGCCGTTGATGTGCTAAATATCGATGTCGATACAGTAGCGCCTAGATTTAGAGCCAGTATAGAAGCCCCTAGTGTGTCTGAAGTGCTAGATACCAGCAAGTCTACAGTTACATTTAAAGGTGAGATAATATTCTCAGATACTAATGCAAACTCAACAGCTGGTTCTGGGGTGAATATGGATACGGCTAATTTTAATTTAAATGTTAGTGGCCATGGACTTATAAATGTTGGAAAATTAACTCCTGTAGACGGGGAAAATGGTAAATATACATATTCAGTTGAGGTGGATAAATCAGTATTTAAGGGTGCGACGATAGATAGCACAGGCAACTATGCTGTTTCTCTACAGGGTGCTGTTCAGGATAACGCTGGTAATATGAGTAATGGCATATCGACAAATCCTGTAATGGTAAACTCAGCTATTTTGGATTCTATTGACACTACCTATAAAGTATCGATACAGCATCAAAAAGGCTACGACACAGACCTAGGCTATGCAAGTCATAATCACCTAACGGGCGAAATTTATATGGTTGATAGGAATGATGATAGAGGACTAAATAGTTCTGAAAGGCAGTTTAGATATATTCAATCTCAAATGACAGACTCAAATAAGGCATTTACATTTGATGCTAGATCTGTTAAATTTGGTTCAGTTTGGAGTCTTTCAGACGGTAATAATGTAACACCTGAGAATATAAAATCTAAAGTCGATACTTTCTTGAGTAATGATGTACAGCAAAATGCAAATAGTGCCTTAAAAGTATATGAGCCAAATGCAAACAAAGCCTTATATAATGACGGTTGGGGCAACAACAACTCATTTACTGTTAAGCTAAGTGGGTATATGTTTATGAGAGCTGGTACATATAAATTCTCTGGAAAGACTGATGATTTCTTAGACTTTAAGATAAATCAATCATCGGTTAATAAAGATACATTGCAAGACAAAGTAGTATCAGATGATGGAGTGACTACTAAGTCACTTCAAAAGATAGTTGATACTGGTAGCTATGATACGACGATAGTCCATCAAGCTTCTACTGGAAACTTCACTAGCGGCGAGATAGTAATAGCTAAAGATGCAATTTATCCAGTTGAGATAAAATATGCCGATACAAGATATTCTGCAGAGCTTAATATAAGCTATCAAAAAAAGGTTGGCAATGGAAGCTATGGCGATTCTCAGCCTTTATCTGCTGAGTTTAACCACTCTATTTATGGTCAGAGAGGAGATGATATAAAATTCTTAAGCAAAGATTCTTTTGCTGGAGTTGAATTTGATAAAGGTGCTATGATAAGTGTTACTGATTTAGGGCAGTATGACTCTTTATTCTCATATCAAGAAGGAGATGTGATCAGAGTAACAGCGGACGGTGAGGCGCTTGCAGAAAATACTAAGATCACAGTAGACGGAGAAACTTACCTTGTAAATAAAAAAGGCGATGTTGTAATAAATACGACTGAGAAAAATGGCGAATATGACGTAAGCTTAGAAAAGGATACTACAAATCCAAACGATGGTGATAAGAAAATTACATTTGAGGCTAAAGATGTATCTGTCGGAGAAACTGAAACTATGGATATAACCAAAGTCATAGATAAGTCAACTGGTAATGATATATATAAATTAGATGTAAGCGAAATAAATGATGACGCTAATAAATCAGATGTAATAAATGCTGGAGATGGAAACGACACAGTAATAGTAACTGGTAGTGGAGATATAGATTTTGCTAAACTTGGCAAAATGGTGGATAATGTAGAAAAAGTCGAGCTAGGCGATAAAGGACAAACTGCCAAAGGTCTAACTACTACTAGTATAGGAGATATATTAAGTGATGCCTCTGCAACAAAACATTTAAATATATCAGGTCTTGAGGGCAATAAAGTAGAAATAGGTGCAGCAAAAGAGGTTTCTAACTCAAAAGCATCTATTACAAGTGGAGATTTTTCAGAGATTATAAATTCAAGCACAGAACAAGTAGCAGGAGAAAGTAGTATGAGCATACAAAATCCTACTGATACATACGCAGTGTCAGAAGCTGGTAAAACTCTATATATTGATATAGATAAAGACCTAACTCCAGTACACTAA
- a CDS encoding NifU family protein yields MIPFTDDELVKPVQNVLKSVLPMLERDGGGMDFRGVKNGKIYLTLTGACHGCAASGTTLKYGIERALKLEIHPELEVVNIPPNQEFDIDKL; encoded by the coding sequence ATGATACCCTTTACAGATGACGAGCTAGTAAAACCAGTCCAAAATGTCCTAAAAAGTGTGCTACCTATGCTTGAGCGAGATGGCGGCGGTATGGATTTTAGAGGTGTGAAAAATGGCAAAATTTATCTAACCCTAACAGGCGCTTGCCACGGCTGTGCGGCCAGCGGAACTACGCTAAAATACGGCATAGAGCGTGCGCTAAAGCTTGAAATTCATCCAGAGCTTGAGGTGGTGAATATCCCGCCAAATCAGGAGTTTGACATTGATAAATTATAA